In 'Nostoc azollae' 0708, the following are encoded in one genomic region:
- a CDS encoding ExbD/TolR family protein: MRLQDEPELPAQINPAQINIVPMIDVIFATLTFFIMSTLYLTRSEGLPVNLPQAGRGKINRPVQVILTINNTGKIFLNKEAVSLDHLAAQVREKVEPSQPLMVILNADAVVNHGQVVAVMDKVRQLEEVKLGIATRK; the protein is encoded by the coding sequence ATGCGTCTACAAGATGAACCGGAACTACCAGCACAGATTAACCCAGCACAGATTAACATTGTGCCGATGATTGATGTCATATTTGCAACTTTGACGTTTTTTATTATGTCAACGTTGTATTTAACCCGTTCCGAGGGTTTACCAGTTAATTTACCTCAAGCAGGTAGGGGAAAAATAAATCGTCCTGTACAGGTAATATTAACTATTAATAATACTGGCAAGATTTTCTTGAATAAAGAAGCAGTTAGCTTAGATCACTTAGCCGCCCAGGTGAGAGAAAAAGTAGAACCATCACAGCCGTTGATGGTGATACTCAATGCAGATGCAGTCGTTAATCATGGACAGGTGGTAGCGGTAATGGATAAAGTCCGACAGTTAGAAGAGGTCAAATTAGGTATAGCTACTCGTAAATAG
- a CDS encoding IS630 family transposase (programmed frameshift) — translation MTNQELQSKIAELQEFIDERPDAREVRKVLAVKLVYQSYKYEEIQTILDVSVGSITPWKQAYEKDGILGLRLKHKGRRSHLNTQQREEVLAWLQTNECWELGEIEYKLAFEYDVLYESKRIYYDLFDAAGISWKKTSSANPKANEEAVAAQKKEISSFLASRREDIEAGLLRVLLLDECHLLWGDSIGYVWGRTDQEISIPISISNERDKQTYYGAVDYLGKNLSLRTSHTANSKNTIDYLSYLLEESPNQQLLIFWDGASYHRSKEIQNFLASLNQGLPLEQWKIYCVRFAPNCPSQNPIEDVWLQGKTWLRRFCTLIPTFSHLKWMFEWFIQNTTFDFPSLQMYGAFS, via the exons ATGACCAACCAGGAGCTACAATCTAAAATTGCAGAACTACAAGAATTTATAGATGAGCGTCCAGATGCAAGGGAAGTAAGAAAAGTATTGGCAGTGAAGCTGGTTTATCAAAGCTACAAGTATGAGGAAATTCAAACAATTTTAGATGTTTCAGTTGGTTCAATAACACCATGGAAACAAGCCTATGAGAAAGATGGAATTTTAGGACTGCGCCTGAAACACAAAGGGAGAAGAAGCCACTTGAATACTCAACAAAGAGAAGAAGTACTGGCTTGGTTACAAACGAATGAATGTTGGGAGCTTGGCGAAATTGAGTATAAATTGGCTTTTGAATATGATGTACTTTATGAATCAAAACGTATTTATTACGACTTGTTTGATGCGGCAGGAATTAGTTGGAAGAAAACATCTTCAGCAAATCCAAAAGCTAATGAAGAAGCAGTTGCCGC GCAAAAAAAAGAGATTTCATCATTTTTGGCGAGCCGCCGAGAAGATATAGAAGCTGGGCTATTGAGAGTTTTACTATTAGATGAGTGTCATTTACTTTGGGGAGATAGCATTGGATATGTTTGGGGTAGAACTGACCAAGAAATAAGCATTCCAATTAGTATTAGTAACGAACGAGATAAACAAACTTATTATGGAGCAGTTGACTATTTAGGTAAAAATTTATCGTTGAGAACCTCTCATACAGCTAACTCAAAAAATACTATTGATTATCTCAGCTATTTACTAGAAGAGTCACCTAACCAACAATTACTTATTTTTTGGGATGGAGCTAGTTATCATCGTTCAAAAGAAATTCAAAATTTTTTAGCATCTCTTAACCAAGGCTTACCTTTAGAGCAATGGAAAATTTATTGCGTCCGCTTTGCTCCTAACTGTCCCTCTCAAAACCCCATAGAAGATGTTTGGTTGCAAGGGAAAACTTGGCTGCGACGTTTTTGTACTTTAATCCCAACATTTTCTCATCTTAAGTGGATGTTTGAGTGGTTCATTCAAAACACTACCTTTGATTTTCCGTCTCTCCAGATGTACGGAGCATTTTCATAA
- a CDS encoding 3-deoxy-7-phosphoheptulonate synthase, with protein MINKLINTNIKSSHVLLTPNEVKAKLPLTKYAENTILKFRQQIEDILDFQDIRKFIVVGPCSIHDPKAAIEYAEKLKVLAEKVQDKLVLIMRVYFEKPRTTVGWKGLINDPEMDDSFHVEHGILIARNLLLTLAELGLPTATEALDPIIPQYISELVAWSAIGARTTESQTHREMASGLSMPVGFKNGTDGNIHVALNALKSAKTPHNFLGINQKGQVSVFQTRGNAHGHVILRGGNQPNFDPESIRLVEEQLKAENLPPRIVIDCSHGNTNKDYRLQSLVLENVIQQIVDGNTSIVGMMLESNLYEGSQPITGKREELQYGVSVTDKCISWKETEKIILAAHSKLKYI; from the coding sequence ATGATCAACAAATTAATTAACACTAACATTAAAAGTTCGCACGTTCTCTTAACTCCCAATGAAGTCAAAGCAAAATTACCTCTAACGAAATATGCTGAAAACACAATTTTGAAATTCAGACAACAAATAGAAGATATTCTTGATTTTCAAGATATCAGAAAATTTATTGTAGTTGGTCCATGTTCAATCCACGATCCAAAAGCTGCTATAGAATATGCTGAAAAATTGAAAGTTCTAGCAGAGAAAGTTCAAGATAAACTGGTGCTGATTATGCGGGTCTATTTTGAAAAACCAAGAACAACTGTAGGCTGGAAGGGTTTAATTAATGATCCAGAGATGGATGATTCTTTCCATGTAGAACACGGTATATTAATCGCCAGGAATCTGTTATTAACATTAGCGGAATTAGGTTTACCAACTGCCACAGAAGCACTTGATCCCATCATCCCTCAATATATTAGTGAATTGGTTGCTTGGTCAGCAATTGGAGCTAGGACAACTGAATCACAAACTCACAGAGAAATGGCTAGTGGTCTTTCTATGCCAGTGGGTTTTAAAAATGGTACCGATGGTAATATTCATGTAGCTTTAAATGCTTTAAAATCAGCGAAAACTCCACATAATTTCTTAGGAATTAATCAAAAAGGACAGGTCAGTGTATTTCAAACTAGAGGAAATGCTCATGGTCATGTAATTTTACGTGGTGGAAATCAGCCTAACTTTGATCCAGAAAGTATCAGACTAGTTGAGGAACAATTGAAAGCAGAAAATTTACCCCCGAGAATAGTGATTGATTGTAGTCATGGTAATACGAATAAGGACTACAGATTACAATCTCTTGTGTTAGAAAATGTAATTCAGCAAATCGTCGATGGTAATACCTCAATTGTAGGAATGATGCTGGAATCAAATTTATATGAAGGTAGTCAACCAATTACAGGGAAACGTGAAGAATTACAATATGGTGTTTCAGTAACTGACAAATGTATTAGTTGGAAGGAAACAGAAAAAATTATTTTGGCTGCTCATTCCAAACTGAAGTACATTTAA
- a CDS encoding DUF1823 family protein, which produces MSNLPPLNTQTIWAIINDTIDDSTVNQLVWHYLGYRYDSISEKWDSSSVAVEWQHEYPEPPNFLGSRRGTMKLTRSIPQENKQILKQKLGFKGYKIGEFGPRQTRRATAANWLLSYMQLNSLFS; this is translated from the coding sequence ATGTCTAACCTACCACCACTCAACACACAAACAATTTGGGCAATCATCAATGATACAATTGACGATTCTACTGTCAACCAATTAGTATGGCATTACTTAGGCTATCGCTACGATTCCATATCTGAAAAATGGGATAGTAGTTCTGTAGCAGTAGAATGGCAACATGAATACCCAGAACCACCTAATTTTCTAGGATCTCGACGCGGAACTATGAAATTAACTCGCTCTATTCCTCAAGAAAATAAACAAATACTCAAACAAAAGTTAGGTTTTAAAGGTTACAAGATTGGTGAATTTGGACCTCGACAAACTCGGAGAGCAACAGCAGCAAATTGGTTATTAAGCTATATGCAATTAAACTCATTATTCAGCTAA
- a CDS encoding dienelactone hydrolase family protein — MKTLLSVLFTPVVILFTTMDVLAAIKTKTIEYKQCDTVLGGYLAYNDAIKGKRPTVLVVHDWTGLQSFTKKRTEQLAKLGYVAFAADIYGKGIRPENIQESGTQAKIYRDNRSLMRDRVNAGVQVLQKYQLTDPKRIAAIGYCFGGGTVLELARTGANIQGVASFHSNLDTPNPEDAKNIKSKVLVLHGANDPFIPQEQVQGFEREMRQANVDWQLISYGGAVHSFTNPEAKNGPKGSLYNPTVEQRSWKAMRQFFAEIFR, encoded by the coding sequence ATGAAAACTCTACTTTCTGTTTTGTTTACACCTGTGGTTATATTATTTACCACTATGGATGTATTGGCAGCTATTAAGACCAAAACAATTGAATACAAGCAATGTGATACAGTATTAGGAGGGTATTTGGCTTATAATGACGCGATCAAGGGAAAGCGTCCTACTGTGTTAGTGGTTCACGACTGGACTGGCTTACAGTCTTTTACAAAAAAAAGAACTGAGCAACTAGCCAAACTGGGTTATGTTGCCTTTGCGGCTGATATTTATGGTAAAGGGATCAGACCAGAAAATATCCAAGAGTCAGGAACGCAAGCAAAAATTTATCGTGATAATAGATCATTAATGCGCGATCGCGTCAATGCTGGAGTACAAGTTTTACAAAAATATCAATTAACTGATCCCAAACGTATTGCTGCCATTGGTTACTGCTTCGGTGGTGGTACAGTCTTAGAATTAGCACGTACTGGTGCTAATATTCAAGGTGTAGCCAGTTTTCATAGCAACCTCGATACCCCCAACCCCGAAGATGCCAAAAACATCAAGTCAAAGGTTTTAGTATTACATGGAGCCAATGATCCCTTTATCCCACAAGAACAAGTCCAAGGCTTTGAAAGAGAAATGCGACAAGCCAATGTAGATTGGCAATTAATATCCTACGGTGGTGCAGTTCATTCCTTTACTAATCCAGAAGCAAAAAACGGTCCCAAGGGCTCACTTTATAACCCAACTGTAGAGCAGCGTTCTTGGAAAGCAATGCGACAATTTTTTGCAGAAATATTTCGTTAA
- a CDS encoding M3 family metallopeptidase, whose amino-acid sequence MSATAIISQNPLLQGFGLPAFAEITPEQVEPAFRHLLADLEQQLNILEANVQPTWDGLVEPLEKLTERLHWSWGILNHLMGVQNSPELRIAYQKVQPLVVQFINTLGQSKPIYKAFKALRASDTWETLESAQQRIIEAAIRDAKLSGVGLEGQARERFNAIQMELAELATKFSNHLLDATTAFSLILTTKAEIEGLPSSLLSLAAQAARIAGEEYATPETGPWHITLDFPSYFPFMQHSTRRDLREKLYKAYITRASFGELDNNPLIERILELRQELSELLSFDNFAELSLASKMAKNVPAVEKLLEELRQASYDAAVKDLEALKAFAQSKGAAEADNLQHWDISFWAERQREEKFAFTEEELRPYFPLPQVLDGLFGLIKRLFGVTVTPADGQAPVWHEDVRYFKISDKYANAIAYFYLDPYSRPAEKRGGAWMDACIHRRKITELGITSIRLPVAYLICNQTPPVDHKPSLMTFDEVETLFHEFGHGLHHMLTKVNYTGAAGINNVEWDAVELPSQFMENWCYDRPTLFDMAKHYETGKPLPEHYYQKLLASRNYMSGSAMLRQIHLSSVDLELHYRYRPSGDETPIDVRQRIAKTTTVLPPLPEDGFLCAFGHIFEGGYAAGYYSYKWAEVLSADAFAAFEEAGLEDEEAIYVTGRLYRDTVLALGGSMHPMEVFQAFRHREPSTTALLKHNGLLPTI is encoded by the coding sequence ATGAGTGCAACTGCTATTATTTCTCAAAATCCTCTACTCCAAGGCTTTGGTTTACCTGCATTTGCAGAGATTACACCAGAACAAGTAGAACCAGCTTTCAGGCATCTGTTAGCAGATTTGGAACAACAGCTAAATATTTTAGAAGCTAATGTCCAACCTACTTGGGATGGTTTAGTAGAACCTCTAGAAAAGCTAACAGAAAGGCTGCATTGGAGTTGGGGCATCCTGAACCATCTAATGGGTGTTCAAAATAGCCCAGAGCTACGGATAGCTTATCAAAAGGTTCAGCCACTAGTAGTACAGTTTATTAATACCCTTGGACAAAGTAAACCTATATACAAGGCTTTTAAAGCACTCCGCGCCAGCGATACTTGGGAAACCTTAGAATCAGCCCAGCAGCGGATTATTGAAGCGGCTATTCGAGATGCAAAATTGTCTGGTGTCGGCTTAGAAGGACAAGCGCGAGAGCGTTTTAATGCTATTCAGATGGAGTTAGCGGAACTGGCTACCAAGTTTTCTAATCATCTTTTGGATGCGACTACAGCTTTTAGCTTAATTCTCACTACCAAAGCAGAAATAGAGGGTTTACCTAGCAGTTTACTAAGTTTAGCTGCCCAAGCTGCTCGCATTGCTGGAGAAGAATATGCGACTCCAGAAACAGGTCCTTGGCATATTACGTTGGATTTTCCCAGTTATTTCCCGTTTATGCAGCACAGCACTAGGCGGGATTTGCGCGAAAAACTTTACAAGGCTTATATTACCCGTGCTTCTTTCGGGGAATTGGATAATAATCCTTTGATTGAACGTATTTTAGAACTGCGGCAAGAATTGTCAGAGTTACTTAGCTTTGATAATTTTGCTGAATTGAGTTTGGCTAGTAAGATGGCGAAGAATGTCCCCGCAGTGGAAAAGCTGTTAGAAGAACTACGCCAAGCTAGTTATGATGCGGCTGTTAAAGATTTAGAAGCACTTAAAGCTTTTGCTCAATCCAAGGGAGCAGCAGAAGCAGATAATTTACAACATTGGGATATCAGCTTTTGGGCTGAACGTCAAAGAGAAGAAAAATTTGCTTTTACTGAAGAGGAATTACGTCCTTATTTCCCTCTTCCCCAGGTGCTAGATGGTTTATTTGGGCTAATTAAACGCCTGTTTGGTGTAACGGTGACACCAGCTGATGGTCAAGCCCCTGTTTGGCATGAAGATGTACGCTATTTTAAAATCTCTGATAAATATGCTAATGCGATCGCCTACTTTTATCTAGACCCCTACAGCCGTCCCGCTGAAAAACGTGGTGGTGCTTGGATGGATGCCTGTATTCATCGCCGCAAAATCACAGAACTTGGTATAACTAGCATCCGCTTACCTGTAGCTTATTTGATTTGCAACCAAACTCCTCCAGTTGATCACAAGCCTAGTTTAATGACTTTTGATGAAGTTGAAACCTTATTCCACGAATTTGGACATGGTTTACACCACATGCTCACCAAGGTTAATTATACTGGAGCTGCAGGCATCAATAACGTTGAATGGGATGCAGTAGAATTACCTAGTCAATTCATGGAAAACTGGTGTTATGACCGTCCCACTTTGTTTGATATGGCTAAACATTATGAAACAGGTAAACCTCTACCAGAACATTATTATCAAAAGCTCTTAGCATCACGTAATTATATGAGTGGTTCGGCAATGTTGCGTCAAATTCACCTCAGCAGCGTGGACTTAGAACTACACTACCGCTATCGTCCTAGTGGTGACGAAACTCCCATAGATGTGCGTCAACGCATTGCTAAAACCACTACCGTTTTACCGCCACTACCTGAAGATGGTTTTCTATGTGCATTCGGTCACATTTTTGAAGGAGGTTATGCAGCCGGTTACTACAGCTACAAATGGGCTGAAGTTCTCAGTGCGGATGCTTTTGCTGCTTTTGAAGAAGCTGGACTAGAAGATGAAGAAGCAATTTATGTTACTGGTAGACTTTACAGAGACACAGTATTAGCACTGGGCGGTAGTATGCACCCAATGGAAGTTTTTCAAGCCTTCCGACATCGAGAACCGAGTACCACGGCTTTACTCAAACATAATGGTTTGTTGCCTACTATCTAA
- a CDS encoding universal stress protein, translating to MIRKILLAVSGLGHAEEMMKTLKEMPSILSAKVTVLHVVPPQSTAAAMTDKWEEGGKILANAIQSLNLDPSRVSSILRQGDPKDVVCQVAEEMDADLIIMGSRGLKRLQSILANSVSQYVFQLSSRPMLLVKDDIYVKRIKRIMVASDNSEASTNCLKIALFLLQGVEGGQLILSHINTDLCGKLSGITDIKPERNSVLGNAVAEAEKQNIPVRCVTSSGKPGEEICRLAEELNVDLLLLGSPDRRPSIAKKFVDLDRLIGASLSDYVRVNAPCPVLLARTVG from the coding sequence ATGATACGAAAAATTTTGCTGGCTGTCTCTGGACTGGGACACGCAGAAGAAATGATGAAGACATTGAAAGAAATGCCATCTATCCTATCTGCAAAAGTCACAGTTCTGCACGTTGTACCCCCACAAAGCACTGCAGCTGCAATGACGGATAAATGGGAAGAAGGTGGCAAAATTCTGGCTAATGCCATACAGTCTTTGAATTTAGACCCTAGTCGGGTTTCTTCTATTTTGAGACAAGGTGATCCCAAAGATGTAGTTTGTCAAGTAGCTGAAGAAATGGATGCTGACTTAATTATTATGGGTTCAAGAGGACTGAAGCGACTACAATCAATTTTAGCTAACTCTGTCAGCCAGTATGTTTTCCAGTTGTCTTCTCGTCCCATGTTGTTGGTTAAAGATGACATTTATGTCAAAAGAATTAAGCGCATCATGGTTGCTTCAGATAATTCAGAAGCATCAACAAATTGCTTGAAAATAGCTTTATTTTTGTTGCAAGGTGTTGAAGGTGGTCAGTTGATTCTGTCACATATCAATACAGATTTATGCGGAAAATTGTCAGGAATTACTGATATCAAGCCAGAAAGAAATTCAGTTTTGGGAAATGCCGTTGCAGAAGCTGAAAAACAAAATATTCCTGTCCGTTGTGTAACCAGCAGTGGTAAACCTGGTGAAGAAATTTGCCGTTTAGCTGAAGAACTGAATGTGGACTTATTGCTGCTGGGTTCTCCAGACCGTCGTCCATCTATTGCTAAGAAATTTGTCGATTTAGATCGTCTTATTGGCGCTTCTTTATCTGATTATGTGCGAGTTAATGCGCCTTGTCCGGTATTGTTGGCGCGGACTGTAGGATAA
- the psbM gene encoding photosystem II reaction center protein PsbM, which yields MQVNDLGFVASILFVLVPSVFLIILYIQTASREGGKN from the coding sequence ATGCAAGTTAATGACCTGGGGTTTGTAGCAAGCATTTTGTTTGTGCTTGTTCCCTCTGTTTTTTTAATAATTCTTTACATCCAAACTGCCAGCCGAGAAGGTGGAAAAAACTAA
- a CDS encoding 2Fe-2S iron-sulfur cluster-binding protein has product MGNIKFVKENKEIVAADGANLRLKAIENGIDIYKFLGKMTNCGGYGQCATCIVEVVEGLENLSPRTDFENRKFKNKPDNYRLACQTMVNGPVSVITKP; this is encoded by the coding sequence ATGGGAAACATCAAATTCGTCAAAGAGAATAAAGAAATAGTGGCGGCAGATGGTGCCAACCTCCGACTCAAAGCCATAGAAAATGGCATTGATATCTATAAGTTCTTGGGAAAAATGACAAACTGCGGTGGTTACGGCCAGTGTGCTACCTGCATTGTCGAAGTTGTTGAAGGACTAGAAAACCTCTCACCCCGTACCGATTTTGAAAACCGCAAATTTAAGAACAAGCCCGATAACTATCGTTTAGCCTGTCAAACCATGGTTAATGGACCTGTCAGCGTTATCACCAAGCCTTAA
- a CDS encoding photosystem II reaction center protein K, whose translation MEAALLLAKLPEAYQIFEPLVDVLPVIPVFFLLLAFVWQAAVGFR comes from the coding sequence ATGGAAGCCGCACTATTATTAGCAAAACTGCCTGAAGCTTACCAAATCTTCGAGCCCTTGGTAGATGTACTCCCAGTAATTCCTGTTTTCTTCTTGTTACTTGCTTTCGTTTGGCAAGCAGCAGTTGGTTTCAGATAA
- the tgt gene encoding tRNA guanosine(34) transglycosylase Tgt encodes MTNFSFQLLATCSQTKARAGVFSTPHGPVETPRFMPVGTLANVKTITPAQLKDTGAQMVLSNTYHLHIQPGEAIVAAGGGLHKFMGWNGPMLTDSGGFQVFSLSEMRNITEAGVTFRSPYNGQVIELTPERSIEIQNILGADVIMAFDECPPYPATRQEVEAATDRTYRWLERCIVAHQRTDQALFPIVQGGVYLDLRACAAEALAKLDMPGYAIGGVSVGEPPELMAEIVKTTAPLLPHNKPRYLMGVGTYREMAIGIASGVDLFDCVIPTRWARHATAIVSGERWNLKNAKFREDFTPLDETCPCYACQNFSRAYISHLVRAQEILAYTLLSIHNITELVRFTQKIRESILSDRFITDFGHWLKDEEVTGDYGLGTGEDGKITSPSSPVPNK; translated from the coding sequence ATGACTAATTTTTCTTTTCAACTTCTAGCTACCTGTAGTCAGACGAAAGCCAGAGCCGGAGTATTTTCTACTCCTCACGGGCCTGTAGAAACTCCCAGATTTATGCCTGTAGGAACACTGGCAAATGTTAAAACCATTACCCCAGCTCAACTCAAAGATACTGGAGCGCAAATGGTTTTATCTAATACCTATCATTTGCATATTCAACCAGGAGAAGCAATTGTAGCTGCAGGTGGTGGACTGCACAAGTTTATGGGGTGGAATGGTCCCATGCTCACAGATTCCGGTGGATTTCAAGTTTTCAGTCTCAGTGAAATGCGGAACATTACAGAAGCAGGTGTAACTTTTCGCTCACCTTATAACGGACAAGTAATTGAATTAACACCAGAACGTTCCATAGAAATTCAAAATATTTTAGGGGCAGATGTCATCATGGCTTTTGATGAATGTCCTCCCTATCCCGCTACCCGTCAAGAGGTGGAAGCAGCCACAGACCGCACTTACCGCTGGTTAGAACGTTGTATAGTTGCACATCAGCGCACTGATCAAGCATTATTTCCCATCGTTCAAGGTGGTGTGTATTTAGATTTACGCGCTTGTGCTGCGGAAGCCCTAGCAAAATTAGATATGCCAGGATACGCTATTGGTGGGGTGAGCGTGGGTGAACCACCAGAGTTAATGGCAGAAATTGTGAAGACCACAGCCCCACTGTTACCACATAATAAACCCCGTTATTTGATGGGTGTGGGTACCTATCGAGAAATGGCCATAGGGATCGCTTCTGGTGTAGATTTATTTGATTGCGTCATCCCCACCAGATGGGCGCGACACGCAACAGCGATCGTATCAGGTGAAAGATGGAACTTGAAAAATGCTAAGTTTCGTGAAGATTTTACACCATTAGATGAAACTTGCCCTTGTTATGCTTGTCAAAATTTCAGTCGTGCTTACATTTCTCATTTAGTGCGAGCGCAAGAAATATTAGCTTATACATTGTTAAGCATTCACAATATCACCGAATTAGTTCGCTTCACCCAAAAGATCCGCGAGTCAATTTTGAGCGATCGTTTTATTACAGACTTCGGTCACTGGCTAAAAGATGAAGAGGTGACTGGGGACTATGGGCTGGGGACTGGGGAAGATGGGAAAATTACTTCCCCATCTTCCCCAGTCCCCAATAAGTAA
- the cobS gene encoding adenosylcobinamide-GDP ribazoletransferase, with protein sequence MLYWCKQQLLDLVATIIFYTAIPLPYIKSLEFGRVACFAPLVGLMIGGILGLLDTTFNYLNFSILTRSALVVIIWIFTTGGLHLDGAMDTADGLAVTNPERRLQVMADSATGAFGAMSAIAIVLLKITALTDMPENRYLVLIAACGWGRWGQQVAICRYPYLKPTGKGALHKQAIHSEKDLLPSLLLMLGLSGVIWFINPQNLVLSVGMILAGSALATLTGAWFNHKLGGHTGDTYGAVVEWTEALFLCVLTSFN encoded by the coding sequence ATGTTGTATTGGTGCAAACAGCAACTGTTAGATTTGGTAGCAACTATTATATTCTATACTGCTATTCCTCTACCGTATATCAAAAGTTTAGAATTTGGTAGAGTAGCCTGTTTTGCCCCACTTGTAGGATTGATGATTGGGGGGATTTTAGGTTTATTAGATACAACATTTAATTATCTAAATTTCTCAATATTAACTCGTAGTGCATTAGTAGTAATTATTTGGATCTTTACTACGGGTGGGCTCCATTTAGACGGAGCAATGGATACTGCTGATGGGTTAGCGGTGACGAATCCAGAACGACGGTTACAGGTGATGGCTGATAGTGCTACGGGTGCGTTCGGAGCCATGAGTGCGATCGCTATAGTATTATTGAAAATAACTGCTTTGACAGATATGCCAGAAAATCGCTACTTAGTATTAATAGCTGCTTGTGGCTGGGGAAGGTGGGGACAACAGGTGGCTATTTGTCGATATCCTTACCTAAAACCGACAGGTAAAGGTGCATTGCATAAACAGGCTATTCATTCTGAGAAAGATTTATTACCAAGCTTATTGTTAATGCTGGGTTTGAGTGGTGTAATATGGTTCATTAATCCCCAAAATTTAGTTTTATCTGTGGGTATGATTTTAGCTGGGAGTGCGCTCGCAACTTTAACAGGAGCGTGGTTTAATCATAAACTAGGTGGACATACAGGAGATACTTATGGGGCAGTAGTCGAGTGGACTGAAGCCTTATTTTTGTGTGTACTCACCAGTTTTAATTGA
- a CDS encoding DUF4332 domain-containing protein — protein sequence MSLRLNTDWPIENLPGLNATEQNQLLDFGISTTGALFKHGKTPETRLALASKLQLHLQYVNKWIALADLARIPSVGTQYCGLLLHTGMISVAQLAQTPTHILHQQTLRLQVATLQRRDLCPAIELVKQWSQQAGTFVTANK from the coding sequence ATGAGTTTAAGATTAAATACTGACTGGCCGATTGAAAATTTACCAGGATTAAATGCAACGGAACAAAACCAATTATTAGATTTTGGTATTAGTACGACTGGGGCATTATTTAAACACGGAAAAACGCCAGAAACAAGGTTAGCTTTGGCGAGTAAATTGCAACTACATCTTCAATATGTGAACAAATGGATAGCCTTAGCAGATTTAGCACGTATTCCTAGTGTGGGTACACAATATTGTGGTTTATTACTTCATACAGGTATGATTTCTGTGGCACAATTGGCGCAAACTCCTACTCATATATTACACCAACAAACTCTGCGTTTGCAGGTAGCAACACTGCAGAGACGTGATTTGTGTCCAGCTATAGAATTAGTAAAGCAGTGGAGTCAACAAGCGGGAACTTTTGTGACTGCTAATAAGTAG